From the Octadecabacter antarcticus 307 genome, one window contains:
- a CDS encoding IS630 family transposase codes for MIRPEFLSCEDRRELLSCVKRQREDHGVARRANALLLLDDGKSCIEIAQVLYFDDDTVLGWHKQYLSEGWDAVAYDGWKGGQSRLSVVQEAALCVWLEDHFCRSTVEIRAFVAAQFDLEYSHSGCVKLLARLGFEYRKPKVLPRVADVAKQAEFIAMYENMLNSLADDEAVYFADAAYPEYQSKPVFGWVKKGTNPALKTTSGRARVNIHCALNLETFDTPFVAPITVDGVSAVQLLAKIEAHNQDKRIIHVIWDNAAYHKGPDVRSFLARKSCRIHLIQLPPYCPHLNPIERLWAVMHQNVTQNRAYPTQKQFTGAILKFLRETIPEQWRDFRNQVTDNFRIISLQKLRALK; via the coding sequence ATGATCCGTCCCGAATTTCTTTCCTGCGAAGACCGCCGCGAGCTTTTGAGCTGTGTAAAACGCCAACGCGAGGATCATGGCGTTGCGCGCCGCGCGAATGCGCTTTTGCTGCTGGATGACGGGAAGTCCTGTATCGAGATTGCGCAGGTGCTTTACTTTGATGACGACACGGTGCTTGGCTGGCACAAACAATATCTGTCCGAGGGCTGGGATGCGGTAGCTTATGACGGCTGGAAAGGCGGGCAATCGCGGCTGTCTGTCGTGCAGGAAGCCGCTCTTTGCGTTTGGCTTGAGGACCATTTCTGTCGATCTACAGTGGAAATCCGCGCCTTTGTCGCGGCGCAGTTCGATCTGGAATATTCTCATTCAGGCTGTGTTAAGCTTTTAGCGCGACTAGGCTTTGAATATCGCAAGCCCAAGGTCCTGCCGCGCGTGGCCGATGTAGCCAAACAGGCCGAATTCATCGCAATGTATGAAAACATGCTGAATTCTCTGGCCGATGATGAGGCGGTTTACTTTGCAGATGCCGCGTATCCAGAATATCAAAGCAAGCCTGTCTTTGGTTGGGTGAAGAAGGGCACAAACCCCGCGCTCAAAACGACTTCAGGCCGGGCGCGCGTCAACATTCACTGCGCGTTGAACCTTGAAACCTTCGATACCCCCTTCGTAGCGCCGATCACAGTGGACGGCGTGAGTGCCGTGCAATTGCTGGCCAAAATCGAGGCACACAACCAAGATAAACGCATCATCCACGTGATCTGGGACAACGCCGCCTACCACAAAGGGCCTGATGTGAGGAGCTTCTTGGCGCGCAAAAGCTGCCGCATCCACTTGATCCAGCTGCCGCCCTATTGCCCGCACTTAAATCCGATTGAAAGGCTTTGGGCCGTGATGCACCAAAACGTCACTCAAAATCGCGCATATCCTACACAGAAGCAATTTACCGGAGCCATATTGAAGTTCTTACGAGAAACCATCCCAGAACAATGGCGCGACTTCCGAAATCAGGTCACTGATAATTTCCGTATCATATCACTCCAAAAACTTCGCGCTTTAAAGTGA
- a CDS encoding DMT family transporter — MQKGSSESNRAGIIYMLVAMFLFTSNDAIGKWMVATYPVGQLIGLRSLAALVVLAIILWRKQGSLWLSMRERPIIQVLRIGFVVAEVGCFFAAVRYLPLADVFMFYLASPLFLTIFSVAILKEYVGLHQWLAVLVGLVGVVLVFPFSEDTLSAPALIALAGSISLAMMLTLTRMLRNTDGMTLIMIQTIGVAIFGGVTIPFAWVTPNFIDLSLICLLGLIATFAHFLMNQSVSAAAPAVVAPFQYTSIVWAIAIGYLVWQDLPTQPALLGATFIISAGLIVLYHERDTSNRRS, encoded by the coding sequence ATGCAGAAGGGTTCCTCCGAAAGCAACCGTGCCGGCATAATATATATGCTGGTTGCCATGTTTTTGTTCACGAGCAACGATGCAATTGGCAAGTGGATGGTCGCGACTTATCCGGTGGGTCAGTTGATTGGTCTTCGCAGTCTGGCGGCACTTGTGGTCTTGGCAATCATATTGTGGCGCAAGCAGGGTTCCCTCTGGCTATCTATGAGGGAACGGCCAATCATACAGGTATTGCGTATCGGGTTTGTTGTTGCCGAGGTCGGGTGCTTCTTTGCGGCGGTGCGATATCTACCGCTCGCCGATGTGTTCATGTTTTATTTGGCATCCCCATTATTTCTGACAATTTTTTCCGTTGCCATTCTCAAGGAGTACGTAGGTCTGCACCAATGGTTGGCCGTGTTGGTTGGGCTCGTCGGCGTTGTTCTGGTGTTTCCCTTCTCAGAGGATACCTTGTCTGCCCCTGCCCTGATAGCATTGGCTGGCAGTATATCCTTGGCGATGATGTTGACCCTTACGCGGATGCTTCGAAACACCGATGGTATGACATTGATTATGATTCAGACAATCGGCGTTGCCATTTTCGGAGGGGTGACCATACCATTCGCATGGGTGACACCAAATTTCATTGATCTGTCTTTGATATGCCTGCTTGGACTTATAGCTACCTTCGCGCATTTCCTGATGAACCAATCCGTGTCAGCAGCGGCGCCTGCCGTAGTCGCCCCATTTCAATATACTTCAATTGTTTGGGCTATCGCAATTGGCTATCTCGTGTGGCAGGATCTTCCAACCCAACCTGCGTTGCTGGGCGCGACCTTCATCATCAGTGCCGGTCTAATTGTCCTTTATCACGAACGGGACACTTCAAACAGGCGCAGCTGA
- a CDS encoding tyrosine-type recombinase/integrase, which yields MVNRLRLNEKCVRDTEPAVGRDYQIFDTDVRGFAVCIYRSGNRAFTIDYRHAGRQRRMTIGRWPEWSTTSARDRAKELRREIDAGGDPLGQKESGREAPRFKDLIERYIEVHLPHLSPTNASDQKSMLAKLVAPEWSNRLVTEITPYDVEKLLNKVAAGRARPSKAKPNNRARKLQGAKPTPVRANRTGEVLRKMFTYAVGWGWREDNPASSFRRRIENARERFLSHEEIHKLAEALEAAEDRRAADIIRLCMLTGARVGEVRQAQFIHFNLEHLSWSKPASMTKQRKVHRLPISDEAAAIVRQRQLLVPRGCQLLFPGDVPGQPVKEIRRFWSNIQKQIGIPDVRIHDLRHTFASLLVSGGASLEMIGKLLGHSQMQTTQRYAHLMDSPLRAGVDAVASAFRPRPKLVHDANEAQKTA from the coding sequence ATGGTCAACCGATTGCGATTGAATGAGAAATGCGTCCGCGACACCGAACCGGCGGTGGGACGTGACTACCAGATTTTTGACACAGATGTGCGGGGATTTGCCGTTTGTATATACCGCTCGGGAAACCGGGCGTTCACCATCGACTATCGCCATGCAGGGCGGCAACGGCGGATGACTATTGGGCGCTGGCCGGAATGGTCGACGACGTCCGCCCGCGACAGGGCGAAGGAACTGCGGCGTGAGATCGACGCAGGTGGTGATCCATTGGGCCAGAAGGAAAGTGGGCGGGAGGCCCCTAGGTTCAAGGATCTGATCGAGCGCTACATCGAGGTGCATCTGCCGCACCTCTCGCCAACCAACGCCTCGGACCAGAAATCGATGCTGGCGAAACTTGTGGCGCCGGAATGGAGCAATCGGCTTGTGACGGAAATTACGCCCTATGATGTGGAAAAGCTGCTGAACAAGGTCGCTGCTGGCCGGGCCCGCCCCTCAAAAGCCAAACCCAATAACCGGGCGCGGAAGCTGCAGGGGGCCAAGCCGACCCCGGTGCGCGCCAACCGGACCGGCGAGGTCCTGCGCAAGATGTTCACCTATGCCGTTGGTTGGGGTTGGCGCGAGGATAATCCGGCTTCGAGTTTCCGCCGTCGGATCGAAAATGCGCGCGAACGTTTCCTTTCCCATGAAGAAATCCACAAGCTGGCCGAAGCGCTGGAAGCGGCCGAGGATCGCCGCGCGGCCGATATTATCCGGTTGTGCATGCTGACTGGTGCGCGGGTGGGCGAGGTCCGCCAGGCACAGTTTATTCACTTCAATCTCGAACATCTCAGTTGGTCGAAACCGGCCAGCATGACCAAGCAGCGCAAGGTGCACCGCCTGCCAATCTCGGATGAGGCGGCAGCGATCGTGCGTCAGCGCCAGCTGCTGGTGCCGCGCGGATGCCAATTGCTGTTTCCGGGCGATGTACCCGGCCAGCCGGTAAAGGAAATCAGGCGCTTCTGGTCCAATATCCAGAAGCAGATTGGCATCCCGGATGTGCGCATCCACGATCTGCGGCACACCTTTGCGTCCCTGCTGGTCAGCGGTGGCGCGTCACTGGAAATGATCGGCAAACTGCTGGGCCACAGCCAGATGCAGACGACGCAGCGCTATGCCCACCTGATGGACTCGCCGCTGCGCGCAGGCGTAGATGCCGTGGCCAGCGCCTTCAGGCCTCGGCCCAAACTGGTGCATGATGCCAACGAGGCGCAGAAGACAGCCTGA
- a CDS encoding BLUF domain-containing protein, with the protein MSKLSQLIYLSHIQDDTTANDIIPILEISRYNNYRDNVSGLLIHGEHIFLQALEGSCDAVTRCYARICSDARHGSPYIVWQGVLEKRLFPNWSMGYCTSYDLNDDDNQALLALTNLIANEVKNVGSDLLISVLARVFFEGPKEGVEVISKR; encoded by the coding sequence ATGTCGAAATTAAGTCAACTTATCTACTTAAGCCACATCCAAGACGATACGACCGCAAATGATATTATTCCCATCCTCGAAATATCAAGGTATAATAATTATCGGGACAACGTATCTGGGCTTCTTATTCACGGTGAACATATTTTTCTTCAAGCTCTTGAGGGGAGCTGCGACGCGGTAACTCGTTGCTATGCTCGCATTTGTAGTGATGCTCGGCATGGATCGCCGTATATTGTGTGGCAAGGTGTATTAGAGAAACGCTTATTCCCAAATTGGAGCATGGGCTACTGTACGTCGTACGATCTTAATGATGATGATAATCAGGCCCTTCTTGCTCTGACTAATTTGATAGCTAATGAAGTTAAAAATGTGGGAAGTGATCTACTCATTTCTGTACTTGCCCGTGTCTTCTTTGAGGGTCCCAAAGAGGGAGTTGAAGTGATATCAAAACGCTAA
- a CDS encoding ion transporter: MKYEKLQRRTLEIFDQAEGDDILSKLCDYFILGLVFLNIVAIVLESVSSLYVIYSIYFKIFEAISVLLFTCEYGLRIWASGARGKSTEPQSLKGRLRYIFSFHGIVDIIAILPFYLQVLFPGLDLRVLRTLRLLRVFKLSHYSTALEDLFSAIYQERRSFIAASYLLLLAIILTSSFMYYAESSHQPDKFSSIPDAMYWSLITLTTVGYGDVSPVTSMGKFISIITAFLGVSTVAMLTGIVASAFTNQVARKKVILEDQIREAMKDGILDGNERQVLEKMRLEFGMSEAQTQQMFRQVERDNR, encoded by the coding sequence ATGAAATACGAAAAATTGCAACGTCGGACCCTTGAGATTTTTGATCAGGCCGAAGGCGACGACATTCTTAGTAAACTATGTGACTACTTCATACTTGGATTGGTTTTTTTAAATATTGTAGCGATAGTGCTGGAATCAGTTAGTAGCTTATACGTTATTTATAGTATCTATTTCAAGATATTTGAAGCGATCAGCGTACTTCTGTTTACATGTGAATATGGGCTGCGAATCTGGGCCAGCGGAGCGCGGGGTAAGAGCACTGAACCCCAGTCTCTCAAAGGTCGTCTAAGATACATCTTTAGTTTTCACGGTATTGTTGATATTATTGCGATCCTACCATTTTATCTGCAAGTTCTCTTTCCAGGTTTAGATCTCAGAGTTCTCCGTACTTTGCGGCTTCTGCGGGTTTTCAAATTATCGCATTACTCAACAGCGTTGGAAGATCTGTTCAGTGCAATCTACCAAGAGCGCAGATCTTTTATCGCAGCATCGTACCTATTGCTCTTGGCAATTATACTGACCTCCTCGTTCATGTATTACGCTGAAAGCTCTCATCAGCCAGATAAGTTCTCTTCCATACCGGATGCAATGTATTGGTCATTGATCACGCTCACCACGGTTGGTTACGGTGATGTATCACCGGTAACCTCAATGGGAAAATTCATATCAATCATCACAGCCTTTCTTGGTGTCAGTACCGTGGCAATGCTTACCGGTATCGTTGCGAGTGCATTTACCAATCAGGTAGCGCGTAAAAAGGTCATCTTAGAGGACCAAATCCGTGAGGCGATGAAGGATGGAATACTGGATGGAAATGAGCGCCAGGTTTTAGAAAAAATGCGGCTAGAGTTTGGCATGAGCGAAGCACAGACCCAACAGATGTTCCGGCAAGTCGAACGCGACAATCGCTAA
- a CDS encoding site-specific integrase, giving the protein MDAEISKLPKYVFRRANGSYRYKRNVPAALREVIPKATVYRQLGTTYDEAIRRLPVVHAEIEALFDLERKTPNSRRAVNIVRERLGEWHAGVFAEGVVEPEWDVTDDFRELAVDLRNTAPKEVVRQIGSARVTPEAMTLHKVLSDYYTYKCEDGADDRPLKTRIERIKKDLVIALGKNRVEWTPLADINRADANAYRDYLLHRLAPNSVLRTIGVVKAAVNHVIIENDLDQRNVFQGIKIKGTGASKDDRMTMSDSQMAMLLPAYESNPLAQALFVTLADTGARLAEIVGLEARDLDLGGCCLHIRQNGIRRLKTKSSDRSIPLSSRAAEYLKVHQAGLSDTTPIFAKYARPRGSDAASAMLMKRLRTQITDPKVTIHSLRHRMKDKLRNTGCPEAISLAILGHSSNSVAANYGSGYAMNVMREHLDKVWE; this is encoded by the coding sequence ATGGATGCAGAAATATCAAAACTTCCCAAATATGTCTTTCGACGTGCCAATGGTTCGTATCGATATAAGCGCAACGTGCCCGCAGCACTGCGTGAGGTGATACCCAAAGCAACAGTATATCGCCAGCTGGGTACGACCTACGATGAGGCAATCAGGCGGCTGCCAGTTGTCCATGCTGAGATTGAAGCGCTGTTTGACCTTGAGCGCAAAACACCAAATAGCAGACGCGCCGTTAATATCGTTAGAGAAAGACTAGGCGAGTGGCATGCAGGTGTATTTGCTGAGGGAGTGGTCGAGCCTGAGTGGGATGTCACAGATGATTTTCGGGAACTCGCTGTGGACCTGCGCAACACAGCTCCAAAGGAGGTTGTACGCCAGATTGGGAGTGCACGTGTGACGCCTGAGGCAATGACCCTGCATAAAGTGCTATCAGACTACTACACATATAAGTGCGAAGATGGGGCTGACGATCGCCCACTCAAGACCCGTATTGAGCGCATTAAGAAGGATCTTGTGATCGCGCTGGGCAAGAACCGTGTGGAGTGGACACCTCTTGCTGACATCAACCGCGCAGATGCCAATGCTTACCGTGACTATTTGCTGCACCGCTTGGCACCAAACTCAGTCCTGCGCACCATTGGGGTCGTCAAAGCAGCGGTAAACCATGTGATTATCGAAAACGATCTCGATCAGCGTAACGTCTTCCAGGGCATCAAGATAAAAGGCACTGGAGCCAGTAAAGACGACCGCATGACCATGAGTGATTCGCAGATGGCGATGCTGCTGCCAGCGTATGAGAGTAACCCACTCGCCCAAGCTCTCTTTGTAACCCTGGCTGATACCGGCGCACGGCTTGCTGAGATCGTAGGGCTTGAGGCCCGTGATCTAGATCTTGGTGGTTGTTGCTTACACATCCGCCAAAATGGGATCCGCCGTCTCAAGACCAAATCATCAGACCGCAGCATACCACTGTCCTCCAGGGCAGCAGAGTACCTCAAGGTGCACCAGGCTGGGCTCTCGGATACGACACCCATCTTCGCCAAGTATGCACGACCTCGTGGTAGTGATGCTGCTTCCGCCATGCTGATGAAGCGTCTGCGTACCCAAATTACTGATCCCAAGGTGACAATCCATTCGCTACGTCACCGCATGAAGGACAAGCTGCGCAATACAGGCTGTCCCGAAGCCATCTCCTTGGCCATCCTCGGCCATAGCTCCAACTCAGTCGCTGCAAACTACGGCTCAGGGTACGCCATGAACGTCATGAGAGAGCACTTGGATAAAGTGTGGGAATGA
- a CDS encoding HNH endonuclease: MVEVWLATGAKNLADFERTPFHDMLNNTSRDHWTDVFENYPKEALKRVSDLLNEAKVSKDQTKSIIKGHCWELGLETPRKVKFKGRRDYAYRFITAILTTTPLSPKNVVRHLCHNRSCVCPDHLLVGTHQQNHQDELNRR, translated from the coding sequence ATGGTAGAAGTGTGGCTGGCAACAGGGGCAAAGAACCTTGCTGACTTCGAGAGAACACCCTTCCATGACATGCTGAACAACACCTCCAGAGATCACTGGACAGACGTGTTCGAGAACTACCCCAAAGAAGCATTGAAGCGCGTATCAGACCTCCTGAACGAGGCCAAAGTCTCCAAAGACCAGACCAAATCCATCATCAAGGGACACTGCTGGGAGCTAGGACTAGAAACGCCCCGCAAAGTAAAATTCAAAGGGCGTCGGGACTATGCCTATAGGTTCATAACAGCAATCCTAACGACCACCCCTCTCTCTCCAAAAAACGTAGTCCGTCACCTTTGCCACAATCGAAGCTGTGTATGTCCTGACCATCTGCTAGTTGGAACGCACCAACAGAACCATCAAGATGAGCTAAACAGACGCTAA